A stretch of DNA from Diospyros lotus cultivar Yz01 chromosome 14, ASM1463336v1, whole genome shotgun sequence:
tttgtaattaAGGAAGAGCAAAAGTTTGACTTATTTGAATTAATCGAAACGAATCGATCAAATTTGTCTattcagtttaattttttcttacatcggttcagtttgattttttttttaaaagttcaattttttagttgGAAGAATCgaactttaaaataatattattttaatatttataaaacaatgtcgttttctttgattttgtatattttctattgattacttattttttttgcGTTTCTTCAGTTTAATCGGTTCAGTTTATACGATTTGAGTTCAACTTTTTTGATTCTCAATTAATGAATTTCAATCAGTTTAATAACCGAACCAATCGTTTGCACCCTTCTATCtataataaatttgttattatattttaatttttaataataaatttatataaatatataccgtgataaaaaattttaacaaaatgtaacaaaaaatcaaactttaataactataataaaaaaaattaaaatacagttatcGATTTATCAcgaaatacaaaattcaaaaattaacgGTGTAATTTACCCTTTGTAGTTATATTATCCAACTCCATCTATCCATTGTTAATCTTAGAAAGTGGAGGGGTAAATTCGATATTTTGAGGGGCATCAAGGAGCGGAATGTTATGTTATGTTGGAAAGGGGGAAAGAACTGATATCAGATGATATTTTGAGGGGGTTTCTGTAATTAACCCAAACTTTTGCACAGAGAGTTTCTCTACGTTATCCTTCCCGCAACACAACAAGGCGGCCCCCTGAAAATcctaaaaaatgagagagagagagagagggccaaTGGTTTGCGAAACTTCCAACATTGCGATAAGGACGAAAGAGGCCAATGGTTTGCGAAGCTTCCACCTCTTCTTTCAcatggtctctctctctctctctctctctctatgaaGTATAGATATAATTCTATGTTCCCCGTGCACCACTTGACTTGAGACAGTTCGCTTTCTATCGTACAGTCTCGTCTCTGTACTCATAGCTGTCACATTCCATCTTTATTTATAGCAACGCCACGTTCCGGTTCAGAAATGGTTCAAGCGGACGACGTAGTTGCATGAATTACCAAATTGCAATATAGAGAATTCGGTTCTTGAGCGCTCTGGAGTGTGAATTCCTGGTGATTTCGGGGAAGAATCGGGATCTGGAGGGGTTGGAGTTCGTTTGTTGAACTTGACGGTGGAGATCTAGGGTTGCGTGGCTGAACAATGGGGATCTCGGAGGAGACAGTGGTTGCCGTCATATTAGTCGGCGGGCCGACCAAAGGTACGTAACTAATTGAGCTTCGCATTCAGGACGCGTGCAGTTCTGACCGAGTTCTGATCTCTTCTGATTGAAGCCTAAGCTTGTTGAGTTCATTTTGGGGCTCTTTTTatctcttgattttgtgatTTGAATCTAATGGGGAGAAAGGAATTATGATTTCTTTGGATTAAACAATACTCTCTTTGTCTCCCAATAATTTGAAGGGCATTGAGGGCgcctttttcctttctctttgttcttaattttgctCTTTGGTTACAGTTTATGAGATTTGGGTGGATGAATCATGGGAGCTTTTCACTAAGTTGCTTCTTCATTTCTGCTGCAGGGACTCGATTCAGGCCCTTGTCTTTGAATATTCCAAAGCCTCTTTTCCCATTGGCCGGCCAGCCAATGGTTCATCATCCCATTTCTGCTTGTAGAAGGGTAAGTATAATTTCCACCCTTTAGAGAGAGTGTCACAAAAAGTGAGCTTTTTTATGATTCCGGGTAAAAGGTATCTTTATGGGTTCATGGTAGCATAGAACATGGAATTAAGGTGTATTGAAATGATAACTAACTTTTGAACTGTTTCTACTATATAGATCCCAAACCTGGCACACATTTACCTCATTGGTTTCTATGAGGAACGTGAATTTGCGATCTATGTCTCTTCAATATCCAATGAACTCAGGATTCCTGTCAGGTaacctcttcctctttctttttttacttctttatttcCTCTTAGAATTGTGGGATCTCAATAGTCTGTCTGGTTGGTAATTGAATCATTAGATACTTGAAAGAGGACAGGCCACATGGGTCAGCTGGTGGGCTCTATAACTTCAGAGATCTGATAATGGAAGAGAACCCGGTACTCACTTCATCTTTCCCTATTATACTTTGACAAAGGAAAGGAAACTTATTGTGTTGATGCTCAATTGTATATTGTACTCAGTCATGACCAACAGAGCTAATGAAGTTATACATCTATGCAGTCACATATATTCTTGCTCAACTGTGATGTTTGCTGCAGTTTTCCACTGCCTGAGATGCTTGGTAACTTGTCTCCTTGTTGCCTACAAATTGCATTGTTGGTAACTTTCATTGCTGACTTCTGCTTCCACATTTACAGAGGCTCATAAGAGATATGGTGGAGTGGGAACGCTGCTTGTGATCAAGGTTGTTAAAACACATCTACAGGATGTCTCTATAGGCATATTACTGCTGGATCCAGAGCAATATCTTTTGTTTACTTTTTCCCTTGCAGGTTAATCCAGAGTTAGCCAGTGAATTTGGGGAACTTGTAGCTGATCCGGTTACCAATGAACTGTTGCATTATACTGAGAAACCCGAAACTTTTGTATGGTGGCTTTTTGGCATTCACAAATCAGGAGATTGTTCATACACATTCTGCATTTTCTCACTAGTCTGCTAAAATGATGTTTGTTGCAGGTGAGCGATCGAATAAATTGTGGTGTTTACGTATTTACACCAGATATTTTCACTGCAATTCAAGGTGTTTCTACACAGAGGAAAGATAGAGGTCAGTGATACATGCGTTGTTGATGCCATAAAATGTTTGGCtgtgaattttgtattttttgctATTAAAGGACACTTTTGCTAGTAGATTTCTACAAAGTAACTGGAATTGGCTGTCATCTGTATGTGATGCTTGGCATTTCAACACTTTCTTCATTTGTAATGGATTTTTACAATAGCCTTCTAATTCATTTTTCAGATGATATCTGGGGGGAAAAGATAATGGCTAAACCCTGTTATTTTTTGCAGCTAATTTGAGACGTATGTCCAGCTTTGAAGCTCTTCAGTCTGCAACTAGGTATCGCCtactctcttttttcttcccttttcctTTGAAGCAAAATTACCAGGCAGAAAGAAATACCAAGAGATCTGATGGATTAGATATTTAATTCCTAATGGTGACTGGAGCCCTCTTTTGATGCCCGAATagattatctttttattaactTTATGTGATGTACTCATTAAGTGTAAGCCTTAGATAGGCGTAGGCACATTCCAGATTATACATTGTGATGATATCTTACCATCTTTCTTTTACTGATTAGGCAAGTTCTTTCAACTTCAATACTGATGTTTATTAGCTTATCTAACAGGAGCCTACCTTCAGATTTTGTGAGATTGGATCAAGATATCCTATCTCCTCTGGCAGGGAAGAAGCAATTGTTCACATATGAAACCATGGACTTCTGGGAACAAATCAAGACTCCTGCGTAAGCCAACCTCTAAAGTTTTGTTTGCTATTTCCCCGATGCAATTCTTTCAATGCTTTTGAGTCGATACCATGCAGAATGTCTTTGAAATGCTCGGCTTTGTATCTTGCACAATTTCGCCTCACCTCTCCCCATCTGTTGGCGAGTGGAGATGGTACGAAGAGCGCCACCATCATTGGCGATGTCTACATTCATCCATCGGCAAAAGTACATCCAACTGCCAAGGTAATTTTGTATCAAACACTTTGGCTACAGTGTTCATACAAGGCGTTGGGTGACTTAAGCAGTGTCCTCGTTTTAAAACTATACTGATTTTTTGAGTAATTGTCTAAAGATTTAAGAAATTGCTATTCAATTTCCATCAATCAAGCCAGTTAGGTAGGATGGTCTTAGGAGATGAGTTTAGGATTTCCTACATGATCAAGGCTATTTTCATCTCTCTGTAAACACTAAGCTTAAATTTAAGCACCTGCACAATTGATCTTCTGCATCTACCTGAACTACTTCAGAAAATGTCATGCATCACACGGAGATCACCTTGAAATTCTTGTTATAGACTAATGGGGCTGGAAAGAGGATATATTTTTCAAACTCATCtgtgatgatatatatatatatatatatatatattaactatcAATGAGAACCCACTGCCACCACCCTTCGGGCGTGCACTGGGTAAACCCTAAATTTACCACGTGTCTGTGATGATTAGTTAGACCTAGACTAGGGTAGGAATGTGATAAAGTCCAGTCAATTACACCATTTCGCTTGCTCTACTATACAGATGACTTTTATGCTTTTGAAACAGATTGGTCCCAATGTCTCAATCTCTGCAAATGCCCGTATAGGACCGGGTGTAAGGCTCATTAACTGTATCATTCTCGATGGTGTTGAAGTGAAGGTAGTCAACAAAAACACACATTAAAGTACACAAAATGCATGGTTAACTAGACCTACCTAGGGCTTGACATCGATATTTCCTGTTTCTCAGGAAAATGGAGTCGTTATCCATGCAATTGTCGGGTGGAAGTCTTCTATAGGAAAATGGTCCAGGGTCCAGGCAAGTTCTTCATAATTTACTTCACAATTCTATTCATGTTTTGCTGAATTCATCTGCTATATTTCTCTTTTCAATGCTATCTCCCAATGGTTTTTAAACTTGACCGACTGAATTCAGGCCGGAGGAGATCATAATGCCAAACTTGGAATCACAATTCTTGGTACAAACTTTTAACTTGACTACAAAATTCTAATGCATGACTACAAAATTCTAACTTGATATTTATAAACCCAGGTGAAGCTGTGAATGTTGAAGATGAAGTTGTGGTTGTCAACAGCATTGTACTTCCAAACAAGACTCTGAACGTTAGTGTTCAAGAAGAAATCATTCTGTAGTGTAGCATGACCATTGCCACCACCATTCTCCTTCTATACGTGTATGTATTAATGTATTTCGTTGTTATTGCTGTCCAGTAATAAGTCAAATTTCAAGATGCTCTTAGCCTGTTTGTATACACTGgcgtatttcaaaataaaataaaatgaaataaattggatGATTCCATCTTGCTTGCTGGATTCTGATAAAAGTCTAGGGCCTATTTCATAACACTACCGGTTTTTATGTTAttaacttttgtttttcttttttggttctGTTTTCGGTTTTTTATTTAACAGTATCTCCTCTGAaaatgaaaacacaaaaaatgttttatagAATTTATcgggatttatttatttatatggtaAAATTACTCCCAACAATTTATCAAGATAACTACCATCTCAAATTTTAATTCCACTAAGTACTGTTGACTACATGAATTTAACTTTCTAACCATCTTGATGAGGCTATATCTTCTATAAGGTTGCTATACCCCACAATCAGTAACTAGGTAGGGCAAAAGATTACAAGTTTGAACATGTTGAGAGACTAGACAAGGATTAGCTCACAATCATATTTTGAGCAGAGGCATTTGCCTAAAGAAAAAAACCTGGGTCATTCTACTGGCTAAGCTCCTGATGCTCCAAAACAACATGCCCGAGCAAAAGGTTCAAGTATATGAGTTAGAGGCCCCCGCCGCCATAGCCCAGAGGTTGGGGGCGAGCACGTCTTGAAGATGGGTGGACTGTAGCCACTATATAGCCGGTGTGAAGTCTCGTGTTCAATCCTTGGCCATTGAGTTCTGTGATTAACCTCCTCTTCCCATATGTGGGGCCGGAAGGGAGAGACCCTTAAGatgagggatttcaccttttgaagTATACAAGTTAGAGAAACAGAACAAAAGCCAGCTGGAACTGTGAAAGGATCTAATATGTATAATCAGACAGCAGTTTCACAAGTTTTTAGTCCCTCTGTTTCCCTCATTCTCAGGACACCATCTAGACATTTCTTAAGCTTTCCGAACCTAAAAGTTCCATGTTGAGCAATTCCTAGTTCAGATGAAATCCACAATCCTCATCATTCAAGTGGCAAAATTTCCAAATGACTACACTATATTATGAAGTTATATGTAATATGTTCATACCAGTCAGGAAAGCTAAGATTCAAAGACAGTTAGCCCATTGAGAAGCCCTAGGATGAATACATCCTGCAACCAAGTTGTGTAACTTACAAAAACTGCCTAGTTAATCATGCTGGCCACTTTAGCGGGAAGAAAATTTCCTTCAAATATGCAACTAAAATCAGAAAAATTCACCAAGCGCCCTCACCACTCCTGTGGGCTGGCAAATTTCCTACATATCTTGACCTTGTATGTCACTAACATATTGAGCCCTCCCCACTTTTTTACACCTCTGTTGTAGCATAAAATCAACTATCTTCCTTGCAAATAACAGACAATTCAAGGTAGAATCAATCAAAGGTCAAGAGAAGTAAAAGCAGTGATGCAAGAGCCTGAAAAACAGAAGCCGAGCATATAGCAAAAGGTACCCAGTTGATAGGTTACCTCAATGTAGCCATGACATGTGCTTTGATAATCACAGTATCAAGGGACGTTTGCAGCACCTGACTGAAGCTAAAAGCCATCACATACGTTAGGATAGCAGTATTCTGGAACTaaataaacaaaccatccgttGACAGGACCAAacggaaaaagaaagaaaaaaaagaacaatgGTTTCTGACTAATTTAACTTCTAATTCCACACATAGAAATAACAGGGCTCATCTTTAGAATATCAGCAAGCGACAGAAGGACTATCCTTGAAGTATTGaatgaattaaaggaaaataaatactAGGAATGATCTGGCGAGAAGAACATATGTGCTCTTAATAATGCCCCAAAATTCATTCTCTAGCTGTTTGATCCAAGAAAGCATCTCAATAGACAGAAAAATTCATTCCAAATTTTTGCTGGTGTGAATTTACTCTACCTCAAACTAAAGGTGTGTATTGATAAAGAAGAGGTGGCAACCACAAACAAGGGCATATAGACAAAACGATAACAATACCAGTATTCAGTATCAAAGGACACGCAAATGGACAATTCAATCCTTCAGGATCTAACTCTCAGGACTAGAAGTGAGATCTGGAAAAAGCTAAGTAATTGAATCCTATCACTGCTTGGTAAAGTGagcatacttttttttttttcttttcaaaatggGGAATCAATCTAGATGTCTGAACAAAAAATGTCTTATGCAGTGACAATATTCATTTTCAGAAGTGCAGGTCTTTGAAAAACTATGCATATCAATTTACTTCACGTTCAACTTAAAATTCATGGTTCCAAATCTCAACTTCCTTGATGCGGGACAGCCAGAATATAAAGAAagcttgaagaagaagaactgagagagagagagagagagagagagagagaggaatcaGCAATTGTagagttaattttttaatacatcTTATACCTATTTTAAGGGTAAAATCCAATCCAACTAAAACATGATTTACCCAACTATAATAAGAGATaaaacctaaaaataataaattctgagaatctaaaattcaaatattgactctaaaactaaacaaaatatgataattCATATACTAAATGCCCCCTCAACATTGAAATCTAAAATCTTTATTCCTCTTCATTCCTCAAGCAGGATACAGGTTCCTTTCACTTCAAGTGCAATACAGCGTTCCACACCATGTAAATTCTACACAAATTTGAAGCAAAGTACAGACCCTCAGAAAAGATCTGATAcaacattatattttaaactcTTAAGACAGAGAGAGAAGCAAATATAAACTCCATGTAAATTCTACACAATTTTGAAGCAAAATGCAGACCCTCAGAAAAGATCTGATATACCATTAGATTTTAAACTCTTAAGACATAGAGAAGCAATATATTTTGCACCTGTATCTGAAAAATGTGAAACAAATAATATGACCACATGTTTTCATTTTACATGCTGTAAAAGTTCTAACCAAAACACCTAGCAAACAATGCATCTCCACACCTCTATGTTGATGACGACAAGCACAATGCTAAGTTGTAAAGCTGGCCTCaagaataatttcaaattttcaatacatcacAAACCACAAGGTAGACAATTCTTCTGGCTATTTATTTAACATTCATAGTCAAATAAATTATGCACACAAAAACAAATGACCACAAAAAGgaacatttataaaattaattttccatCAATAACTTGCAAGAGCATTTATATGCATTTACATGCAAAGAAACAATGTCAAAATGAAGATTTGGCCACCTTTAGATAGCTCCAAAATAATTTAACCTATCAATAACAAGCCACCAAAGCACTTCCACAACTCCACATGTAGGTAGGCTACCAAGATTGCTATTCACTGGCGTGATGGATTCATTATGGAAAATCTATTGTgaacatataataaaaaaatggattATGCTGAA
This window harbors:
- the LOC127790012 gene encoding uncharacterized protein LOC127790012; protein product: MGISEETVVAVILVGGPTKGTRFRPLSLNIPKPLFPLAGQPMVHHPISACRRIPNLAHIYLIGFYEEREFAIYVSSISNELRIPVRYLKEDRPHGSAGGLYNFRDLIMEENPSHIFLLNCDVCCSFPLPEMLEAHKRYGGVGTLLVIKVNPELASEFGELVADPVTNELLHYTEKPETFVSDRINCGVYVFTPDIFTAIQGVSTQRKDRANLRRMSSFEALQSATRSLPSDFVRLDQDILSPLAGKKQLFTYETMDFWEQIKTPAMSLKCSALYLAQFRLTSPHLLASGDGTKSATIIGDVYIHPSAKVHPTAKIGPNVSISANARIGPGVRLINCIILDGVEVKENGVVIHAIVGWKSSIGKWSRVQAGGDHNAKLGITILGEAVNVEDEVVVVNSIVLPNKTLNVSVQEEIIL